From Oncorhynchus mykiss isolate Arlee chromosome 6, USDA_OmykA_1.1, whole genome shotgun sequence, the proteins below share one genomic window:
- the LOC110525312 gene encoding cytochrome c oxidase subunit 7C, mitochondrial, with protein sequence MLGQAVRRFTTSAVRSSHYSEGPGQNLPFSVQNKWRLLGMMVVFFGSGFAFPFVVVRHQLLKK encoded by the exons ATGCTGGGACAGGCTGTACGACGATTCACAACCTCCGCTGTTCGGTCCTCGCATTACTCTGAGGGACCAGGACAG AAcctgccattctcagtgcagaaTAAGTGGCGTCTGTTGGGCATGATGGTGGTGTTCTTTGGCAGTGGCTTCGCCTTCCCCTTCGTCGTCGTCAGACACCAACTCTTGAAGAAGTGA